The genomic segment CTGATCGGAAGGAAAAACAGAAGGTGTAAAGTAAAAGACAAAGACATAACAGAAGTATATTTTATTGAATAACTATTCATTTATAATTAACGTATTTTGAGACAGCCAAGGATAAGCtataaattgtatataattGAACATGCAGTGATACAAGTAGAAGAAAACAAAGAGACGTGTGCGTTTGTCTGTGATATATGAAATCTTactagaaaattataaaatattgagaTCCAGTTTTAATCATTTCTACATTTTATCAAATGACTGTGGATGGTACTAACAGTAATGAGCAAGTTATTCTTGTAACGGGTGGTTATGATCATACTATCAAAATATGGCAACCTCACACAGGAGTTTGCCAACGAACTGCAGAACACACAGATTCGGTAATCTTCTGATATTTATGGAAATATCACGTGTATATTTTGTCTAAAATTTGTTTCTTCTAATACTTTGCTATTTTTAGCAAGTCAATGCTTTAGACATAACTCCAGATAAATATCTAATAGCTGCTGCCGGATATCAACATATAAGGATGTATGACTTGGTTTCGAACAATCCAAATCCAATTATTAATTATGAAGGAGTGTCAAAGAATATTACAGGTTTAGGTTTCCAGGTactttatcattatattctGCTGGTATCAATGATATACAAATTTGGAATTTCGTAAGGTTATTCTTATAGTAATGTGATAACATTTattctaaaattattaatatagattattatatttaGGAAGAAGGGAAATGGATGTATACTGGTGGTGAAGACTGTTCAGCACGGATTTGGGATCTCAGGCAAATACAAATAGGATTTAGATATCATGTTAATTGTTTGCTAcaaaaaaaaatttgaaaataataagtaagtaataataatgatgataataataataaaaagaataacaAAAATGTTACAGGTCAAGTAGCTTTCAATGCCAACGCATATTTCAAGTGTCAGCTCCTGTAAACTGTGTTTGTCTGCATCCGAATCAAGCAGAACTTATTGTTGGTGATCAAAGCGGTGTTATACATTTGTGGGATTTACGTTCGGATCATAACGAACAATTGGTACGAAAAAGTgtagaaaataatttgttttattAGTAATGGCAACATGCCGATTTTGGTTGATTTTAATTCCAcgcttatttatttaaataatttctcttCGTACATGAAGATACCAGAAGCTGAAGCGTCTGTGCAAGACGTTGCGATTGATCAAGATGGTACATATATGGCAGCAGTGAACAACAAAGGCCACTGTTATATTTGGACACTTACCGGGGGTGTAGGCGATGAACCTACCCGTCTTAATCCTCGTCACAAACTTTCAGCACACAAACGTTACGCACTTCGATGCAAATTTAGCCCCGATTCTACGTAAGtatatttcattaaatacataatatgataataaaatcatataaaatTATGTACTATTTATTGTAACTCGTGGTCTCTTTTGATCAGACTTTTAGTGACTACATCTGCTGATCAGACTGCTCGAGTTTGGAAAACTACAGATTTCTCGGAAGTACAAGTACTTCAACATGAGGCAAAACGATGGGTCTGGGATGCTGCATTTAGTGCAGATTCACAATACATATTTACTGGTAATAACatactttcttttttattcttttgttaTCACGTTTTTTTTTGGATTTAATTTCAACATTTGACTTGATTTAGCTTCGTCCGATGGTGTTGCAAGATTATGGAATGTATCAACAGGAGTAGTAGAACGAGAATATCAAGGTCACCAAAAAGCAGTTACTGCTCTTGCATTTCGTGATGAAGTACTTTCCGTTTCCTAAACGAGCAGTACATTTGTTTAA from the Bombus affinis isolate iyBomAffi1 chromosome 11, iyBomAffi1.2, whole genome shotgun sequence genome contains:
- the LOC126922263 gene encoding target of rapamycin complex subunit lst8 yields the protein MTVDGTNSNEQVILVTGGYDHTIKIWQPHTGVCQRTAEHTDSQVNALDITPDKYLIAAAGYQHIRMYDLVSNNPNPIINYEGVSKNITGLGFQEEGKWMYTGGEDCSARIWDLRSSSFQCQRIFQVSAPVNCVCLHPNQAELIVGDQSGVIHLWDLRSDHNEQLIPEAEASVQDVAIDQDGTYMAAVNNKGHCYIWTLTGGVGDEPTRLNPRHKLSAHKRYALRCKFSPDSTLLVTTSADQTARVWKTTDFSEVQVLQHEAKRWVWDAAFSADSQYIFTASSDGVARLWNVSTGVVEREYQGHQKAVTALAFRDEVLSVS